In the genome of Ptychodera flava strain L36383 chromosome 13, AS_Pfla_20210202, whole genome shotgun sequence, one region contains:
- the LOC139147554 gene encoding glucose-fructose oxidoreductase domain-containing protein 2-like encodes MKMLPGVGVFGYGSLARAKISILQAVGFKVEAVWAPTMELAKEIAADLNIPYFTDQVDNVLLHQNVDLVCISNPPIMHSQVAAKALGIGKHVLCEKPAGLNELDAFKMVNAARYYPTLMSIMGHGLRFLPAFTKMKALLAEGYVGSVQLCEIRVHCGSLLRERYNWECDEVMGGGVLSILGCHMIDIITYVMNQRAVKVYGTLKTLVTKTAKIHGIRSITSDDFCTFQMEMSDGAFVAVTLNSHLPGVFSQEVLVVGTKGRLAVREADLYGQTSEMSKEEIIVADSLLISEQQRLGVSDAILKELPLPYFKGVLKLICTLKDAFERKEDKLSWDPEPISMAATFEDGLYIQTVLDAIRQSSQSRLWEKVAIMTEEPDPNPYLTSAAVNRSRHSITFT; translated from the coding sequence ATGAAGATGCTACCGGGTGTCGGTGTATTTGGCTACGGGTCTTTGGCCCGTGCCAAAATATCCATTCTCCAAGCTGTCGGGTTCAAAGTTGAAGCAGTGTGGGCACCAACCATGGAACTGGCCAAGGAAATTGCAGCCGACCTGAATATTCCATACTTCACAGATCAAGTCGACAACGTGCTGCTGCACCAAAATGTTGACCTAGTCTGTATCAGCAATCCGCCAATAATGCACTCTCAAGTAGCGGCCAAGGCATTGGGAATAGGCAAACACGTCCTGTGTGAAAAACCCGCCGGCTTGAATGAACTGGACGCTTTCAAAATGGTCAACGCAGCTAGGTACTATCCAACGTTGATGTCGATAATGGGACATGGACTTCGGTTCCTTCCAGCCTTTACAAAGATGAAAGCTCTCCTGGCTGAGGGCTATGTAGGTTCTGTACAGCTGTGTGAAATCCGTGTTCACTGCGGGTCACTCCTGAGGGAAAGGTACAACTGGGAGTGTGATGAAGTGATGGGTGGTGGTGTGCTTAGCATTCTAGGCTGTCATATGATTGATATTATTACCTATGTGATGAACCAGAGGGCGGTCAAAGTGTATGGGACTCTGAAAACCCTGGTCACCAAGACAGCCAAGATTCATGGGATTCGCAGCATTACAAGCGATGATTTCTGCACTTTCCAGATGGAAATGAGTGATGGGGCGTTTGTAGCCGTCACTTTGAATTCCCATCTGCCGGGTGTCTTCTCCCAGGAGGTACTGGTTGTCGGCACCAAGGGGAGGCTTGCTGTCAGGGAAGCAGACTTGTATGGACAGACATCAGAAATGAGCAAGGAGGAAATCATAGTCGCGGACTCACTACTGATATCAGAGCAGCAAAGGCTGGGAGTGTCCGATGCCATTCTCAAGGAACTGCCACTGCCGTACTTCAAGGGAGTCTTGAAACTCATCTGCACACTCAAGGACGCCTTTGAGAGAAAGGAGGACAAGCTCAGCTGGGATCCGGAGCCCATCTCCATGGCGGCGACATTTGAAGACGGTCTGTACATCCAGACTGTCTTGGATGCTATCCGTCAGTCAAGTCAGAGTCGCCTCTGGGAGAAAGTCGCGATCATGACTGAAGAACCGGATCCAAATCCGTACCTCACGTCAGCTGCTGTGAACCGAAGTCGACATTCAATTACTTTCACTTAA